The sequence below is a genomic window from Candidatus Methanoplasma termitum.
AACGGCTCCGTTGAAGTGACATCCTGTAACAAGAGGTATGTCTTCCCCGCAGAGGACGTTCTGATGCTGGATGTCACCACCACAACGGCAGAGGAAATGGCCAGGATGATGACCGAGATGATAATCAAGGACATCGATTTCCCGAAGACGGTAAAGAGCGTCGCTATAGGTCTGGACGAAGAACGCGGCCAGACGGCATGGTACACAAAGGTGTTATGATGCCCAAGGCGGTTGTGCTGTTATCGGGGGGATTGGACTCCACGGTAACATTGGCAGCCGCCATTGATGAAGGGAACGAGCCTACCGCATTAAGTTTCAGGTACGGACAGAGGCATACGAAAGAGCTCGGGTCCGCAGAGGCGGTCTGTAAGCACTATGAGATAGAGCACCTGATAATCGACATAGATCTTTCTTCTTTCAGGTCTGCTCTCACGGATGAGAGTTTGGAGGTCCCTTCCGACAGAGAAGGGAAACCGGATGAGAACATCCCGATAACTTATGTGCCGTCAAGAAATATAATCTTCCTGAGTATCGCCGCCGGTGTGTGTGAATCCATCGGCGCGGAAGCGATATACATAGGTGCGAACGCTGTTGATTATTCAGGATACCCGGACTGCCGCTATGACTTCTTCGAAGCGTTCAGGAAGATGCTTACCGTCGGTACGAAGGCAGGTGTAGAAGGCAATCCCATCGATATAAGAACGCCGATATTGGAACTCTCGAAGGCGGACATTGTAAGGAAAGGCAAAGAGCTGAATGCTCCGTTGCATCTGACCTGGTCATGTTACAACGGCGGCGGAAAGGCATGCGGACACTGTGATTCGTGCAGACTGAGGCTTAAAGGTTTTAGAGAAGCAGGATATACGGATGAAATAGAATACGAGGGATAAAAAATGAAGATATGTGAGTATTTCGGTTCCATTCAGGGCGAAGGGATCACTATCGGTATTCCGACATATTTCATACGCACCGCAGGCTGCAATCTGAGGTGCGAATGGTGCGATACGGCCTATGCTTGGGAGGGCGGAATGGAGACATCCGTCGACGAGATCATGGAGATCGTGGATGACACCGAGAACGTATGCGTCACGGGAGGGGAACCTCTGCTGCAGAAGGATATGCCGGAACTTATCGACAGGCTTCTGGAAGCAGGCAAAAGGATAGTGATCGAGACCAACGGTTCAAAGGATATCTCAGTCATACCAAAGAATGATAATATCATCATCAGTATGGATGTAAAATGTCCGTCGTCGGGTATGTCAGATAAGAATCTTTCCTCTAATCTTCGATATCTCGGCAAAAAAGATCAGATCAAGTTCGTGATAGGTAATCATGTGGATTTGAA
It includes:
- the queC gene encoding 7-cyano-7-deazaguanine synthase QueC, which encodes MPKAVVLLSGGLDSTVTLAAAIDEGNEPTALSFRYGQRHTKELGSAEAVCKHYEIEHLIIDIDLSSFRSALTDESLEVPSDREGKPDENIPITYVPSRNIIFLSIAAGVCESIGAEAIYIGANAVDYSGYPDCRYDFFEAFRKMLTVGTKAGVEGNPIDIRTPILELSKADIVRKGKELNAPLHLTWSCYNGGGKACGHCDSCRLRLKGFREAGYTDEIEYEG
- a CDS encoding 7-carboxy-7-deazaguanine synthase QueE translates to MKICEYFGSIQGEGITIGIPTYFIRTAGCNLRCEWCDTAYAWEGGMETSVDEIMEIVDDTENVCVTGGEPLLQKDMPELIDRLLEAGKRIVIETNGSKDISVIPKNDNIIISMDVKCPSSGMSDKNLSSNLRYLGKKDQIKFVIGNHVDLNYAIRFIRENPVDANIIFGAVGGMDLLHIAEEVINRKLNVRVLPQLHKIIWGDKGSV